In Prunus dulcis chromosome 1, ALMONDv2, whole genome shotgun sequence, the following are encoded in one genomic region:
- the LOC117615520 gene encoding protein odr-4 homolog isoform X1 → MVKAVVGEETQLKLAEDRLEQSSTPAQVGLLIGKLSSSLDRGFVFDIVPTPPNDAGAPACSLVEPTKDDKRKGTKPKSQSSDSSSLTIDKDWVAEHARQVSRMLVGGMKVVGIYIWASESAFKNSNITLCQTVMGVAKAAPLSENDWDERLLIHICYSPRRWTCRNCAVASNITSSSLRPCDFKMGRVLNSLQRFRCMYNFDIRLPIFHKNLSNVQTFSEALHQGISVHAKDLKSAKAMYDGNLVFNNDLCTSDGLHEVELLLPFMKDTEACSQKEAVGVLALSGSVCSFAFLNPKEPISQAVADIKDDIITSLQSRLDIICDEADGETGPTETGGQQARDDTGSQEARDGISSGTPVFQIVLQSFRETCSLSLPRRVFVPWLAGTFVCDYLQPSETFEVLKDRCVELLSMEAPTDDSAILEPEIEAPSRVTKSFWDVAVPFSSASRSCLEKSGLDTLRGESSRKSIQSSNVNIIAAVIFLLLSIIVGYVLIFVRRS, encoded by the exons ATGGTGAAAGCAGTGGTCGGAGAAGAGACCCAGCTCAAGTTAGCTGAGGATCGCCTCGAGCAATCCTCTACGCCTGCccag GTGGGTCTTCTCATAGGCAAGCTCAGCTCTTCTCTAGACCGAGGCTTCGTCTTCGATATCGTCCCAACCCCACCAAACGACGCTGGAGCGCCTGCTTGTTCCCTTGTCGAGCCCACCAAGGACGACAAGAGAAAGGGAACCAAGCCCAAATCTCAGTCCTCCGATTCCTCTTCTCTCACCATTGACAAGGATTGGGTCGCAGAACATGCTCGCCAG GTGTCTAGAATGTTAGTGGGTGGCATGAAGGTGGTTGGCATTTACATCTGGGCAAGTGAAAGTGCATTTAAGAATTCCAACATTACGCTTTGCCAG ACTGTAATGGGAGTTGCCAAAGCAGCGCCCCTCTCAGAGAATGATTGGGATGAGAGACTGCTTATTCACATCTGTTACAGTCCAAGGAG GTGGACATGTAGAAATTGTGCGGTTGCTTCAAATATTACATCTAGCAGCCTAAGGCCTTGTGATTTTAAAATGGGAAGGGTCCTAAATTCCCTTCAAAGATTTAGGTGCATGTACAATTTTGATATCAG ATTGCCCATATTTCACAAGAATTTATCAAATGTTCAAACTTTTAGTGAAGCTCTTCATCAGGGAATTTCAGTTCATGCAAAAGATCTTAAAAGTGCAAAAGCTATGTATGATGGAAATTTG GTTTTTAACAATGATCTATGCACATCAGATGGTCTGCATGAAGTCGAACTGCTTCTACCATTTATGAAAGATACTGAAG CCTGCAGCCAAAAAGAAGCCGTTGGTGTTCTTGCTTTGAGTGGTTCTGTGTGTTCCTTTGCCTTCTTAAATCCTAAAGAACCAATTTCACAAGCTGTTGCTGATATAAAG GATGACATTATCACAAGTCTGCAGAGTAGACTAGATATCATCTGTGATGAAGCAGATGGAGAGACAGGTCCAACTGAAACCGGTGGCCAGCAAGCAAGAGATGATACTGGTAGCCAGGAAGCAAGAGATGGGATATCCAGTGGAACTCCTGTTTTTCAAATTGTTCTTCAATCGTTCAG AGAAACATGCAGTCTTTCACTTCCCCGAAGAGTCTTTGTTCCTTGGTTGGCGGGTACATTTGTGTGCGACTACCTACAACCATCTGAGACATTTGAG GTTCTTAAAGATCGATGTGTCGAGTTGTTGTCTATGGAAGCTCCAACAGATGACTCAGCAATCTTGGAACCTGAAATAGAAGCCCCATCTAGAGTCACCAAATCTTTTTGGGATGTGGCGGTGCCTTTTTCCTCGGCATCTAGGTCCTGTTTGGAGAAGAGTGGACTCGACACGTTGAGAGGAGAAAGTAGCCGGAAATCTATACAGTCCTCTAATGTCAACATCATCGCTGCTGTTATATTCCTTCTCCTCTCTATCATTGTAGGATACGTTCTCATATTTGTCAGGAGATCATAG
- the LOC117615520 gene encoding protein odr-4 homolog isoform X2, translated as MVKAVVGEETQLKLAEDRLEQSSTPAQVGLLIGKLSSSLDRGFVFDIVPTPPNDAGAPACSLVEPTKDDKRKGTKPKSQSSDSSSLTIDKDWVAEHARQVSRMLVGGMKVVGIYIWASESAFKNSNITLCQTVMGVAKAAPLSENDWDERLLIHICYSPRRLPIFHKNLSNVQTFSEALHQGISVHAKDLKSAKAMYDGNLVFNNDLCTSDGLHEVELLLPFMKDTEACSQKEAVGVLALSGSVCSFAFLNPKEPISQAVADIKDDIITSLQSRLDIICDEADGETGPTETGGQQARDDTGSQEARDGISSGTPVFQIVLQSFRETCSLSLPRRVFVPWLAGTFVCDYLQPSETFEVLKDRCVELLSMEAPTDDSAILEPEIEAPSRVTKSFWDVAVPFSSASRSCLEKSGLDTLRGESSRKSIQSSNVNIIAAVIFLLLSIIVGYVLIFVRRS; from the exons ATGGTGAAAGCAGTGGTCGGAGAAGAGACCCAGCTCAAGTTAGCTGAGGATCGCCTCGAGCAATCCTCTACGCCTGCccag GTGGGTCTTCTCATAGGCAAGCTCAGCTCTTCTCTAGACCGAGGCTTCGTCTTCGATATCGTCCCAACCCCACCAAACGACGCTGGAGCGCCTGCTTGTTCCCTTGTCGAGCCCACCAAGGACGACAAGAGAAAGGGAACCAAGCCCAAATCTCAGTCCTCCGATTCCTCTTCTCTCACCATTGACAAGGATTGGGTCGCAGAACATGCTCGCCAG GTGTCTAGAATGTTAGTGGGTGGCATGAAGGTGGTTGGCATTTACATCTGGGCAAGTGAAAGTGCATTTAAGAATTCCAACATTACGCTTTGCCAG ACTGTAATGGGAGTTGCCAAAGCAGCGCCCCTCTCAGAGAATGATTGGGATGAGAGACTGCTTATTCACATCTGTTACAGTCCAAGGAG ATTGCCCATATTTCACAAGAATTTATCAAATGTTCAAACTTTTAGTGAAGCTCTTCATCAGGGAATTTCAGTTCATGCAAAAGATCTTAAAAGTGCAAAAGCTATGTATGATGGAAATTTG GTTTTTAACAATGATCTATGCACATCAGATGGTCTGCATGAAGTCGAACTGCTTCTACCATTTATGAAAGATACTGAAG CCTGCAGCCAAAAAGAAGCCGTTGGTGTTCTTGCTTTGAGTGGTTCTGTGTGTTCCTTTGCCTTCTTAAATCCTAAAGAACCAATTTCACAAGCTGTTGCTGATATAAAG GATGACATTATCACAAGTCTGCAGAGTAGACTAGATATCATCTGTGATGAAGCAGATGGAGAGACAGGTCCAACTGAAACCGGTGGCCAGCAAGCAAGAGATGATACTGGTAGCCAGGAAGCAAGAGATGGGATATCCAGTGGAACTCCTGTTTTTCAAATTGTTCTTCAATCGTTCAG AGAAACATGCAGTCTTTCACTTCCCCGAAGAGTCTTTGTTCCTTGGTTGGCGGGTACATTTGTGTGCGACTACCTACAACCATCTGAGACATTTGAG GTTCTTAAAGATCGATGTGTCGAGTTGTTGTCTATGGAAGCTCCAACAGATGACTCAGCAATCTTGGAACCTGAAATAGAAGCCCCATCTAGAGTCACCAAATCTTTTTGGGATGTGGCGGTGCCTTTTTCCTCGGCATCTAGGTCCTGTTTGGAGAAGAGTGGACTCGACACGTTGAGAGGAGAAAGTAGCCGGAAATCTATACAGTCCTCTAATGTCAACATCATCGCTGCTGTTATATTCCTTCTCCTCTCTATCATTGTAGGATACGTTCTCATATTTGTCAGGAGATCATAG
- the LOC117630102 gene encoding phosphoglycerate mutase-like protein 1 isoform X2, producing the protein MHKGFTMWKAKRIIVHTCLMIFLMHILPLLAGIRTMQTAVGVFGGGAYSDGIDVPPLMVANAGNSNHPAISSLNCPPFIAVELCREHLGVHPCDKRRSVSEYQPLFPAIDFSLIENEDDILWTPDIREKNEDVASRGLKFLNWLWTRKEKEIAIVTHSGFLFHTLSAFGSDCHPSVKSEICTHFANCELRSVIIVDRSLMGSDSSTTNYPGKIPQGPDLPSDIADEKQSEKGASK; encoded by the exons ATGCACAAGGGATTCACAATGTGGAAGGCGAAAAGGATCATAGTGCATACATGTCTTATGATCTTTTTGATGCACATCTTACCCCTCTTGGCTGGAATCAG GACCATGCAAACAGCAGTGGGTGTCTTCGGGGGTGGAGCATACTCAGACGGGATAGATGTACCTCCTCTAATGGTTGCAAATGCAGGGAACAGTAACCATCCTGCAATTTCAAGTCTAAACTGCCCACCATTTATAGCAGTTGAGCTTTGCCGTGAACATTTG GGGGTTCATCCATGTGACAAGAGAAGAAGTGTTAGCGAGTACCAGCCTCTGTTTCCTGCAATTGATTTTTCACTG ATAGAGAATGAGGATGACATTCTGTGGACACCTGACATTAGAGAGAAGAATGAAGACGTGGCATCTAGGGGACTGAAGTTTTTGAACTG GTTGTGGACACGTAAAGAGAAGGAGATTGCAATTGTTACCCACAGTGGATTCTTGTTTCATACCTTGAGTGCTTTTGGAAGTGATTGCCATCCATCGGTAAAGAGTGAAATATGCACACA CTTTGCCAATTGTGAGCTTCGCTCGGTGATAATTGTTGATAGGAG TTTGATGGGGTCTGATTCTTCGACAACTAACTATCCTGGAAAAATTCCTCAGGGACCTGATCTTCCTAGTGACATTGCAGATGAGAAGCAATCGGAGAAGGGTGCTTCCAAGTAA
- the LOC117630102 gene encoding phosphoglycerate mutase-like protein 1 isoform X3: MSYDLFDAHLTPLGWNQVDNLHKHVQACGLSKRVELVITSPLLRTMQTAVGVFGGGAYSDGIDVPPLMVANAGNSNHPAISSLNCPPFIAVELCREHLGVHPCDKRRSVSEYQPLFPAIDFSLIENEDDILWTPDIREKNEDVASRGLKFLNWLWTRKEKEIAIVTHSGFLFHTLSAFGSDCHPSVKSEICTHFANCELRSVIIVDRSLMGSDSSTTNYPGKIPQGPDLPSDIADEKQSEKGASK, translated from the exons ATGTCTTATGATCTTTTTGATGCACATCTTACCCCTCTTGGCTGGAATCAG GTTGATAATCTACACAAGCATGTTCAAGCATGTGGACTTTCTAAGAGAGTTGAGTTAGTCATCACATCTCCTTTGTTAAG GACCATGCAAACAGCAGTGGGTGTCTTCGGGGGTGGAGCATACTCAGACGGGATAGATGTACCTCCTCTAATGGTTGCAAATGCAGGGAACAGTAACCATCCTGCAATTTCAAGTCTAAACTGCCCACCATTTATAGCAGTTGAGCTTTGCCGTGAACATTTG GGGGTTCATCCATGTGACAAGAGAAGAAGTGTTAGCGAGTACCAGCCTCTGTTTCCTGCAATTGATTTTTCACTG ATAGAGAATGAGGATGACATTCTGTGGACACCTGACATTAGAGAGAAGAATGAAGACGTGGCATCTAGGGGACTGAAGTTTTTGAACTG GTTGTGGACACGTAAAGAGAAGGAGATTGCAATTGTTACCCACAGTGGATTCTTGTTTCATACCTTGAGTGCTTTTGGAAGTGATTGCCATCCATCGGTAAAGAGTGAAATATGCACACA CTTTGCCAATTGTGAGCTTCGCTCGGTGATAATTGTTGATAGGAG TTTGATGGGGTCTGATTCTTCGACAACTAACTATCCTGGAAAAATTCCTCAGGGACCTGATCTTCCTAGTGACATTGCAGATGAGAAGCAATCGGAGAAGGGTGCTTCCAAGTAA
- the LOC117630102 gene encoding phosphoglycerate mutase-like protein 1 isoform X1 has protein sequence MTISISAIYTPPLSQNPLLVPSPISKLPRFSPPRSAILCFSSSPPPPPDMDATTGPSLYPLHRSKTLHLVRHAQGIHNVEGEKDHSAYMSYDLFDAHLTPLGWNQVDNLHKHVQACGLSKRVELVITSPLLRTMQTAVGVFGGGAYSDGIDVPPLMVANAGNSNHPAISSLNCPPFIAVELCREHLGVHPCDKRRSVSEYQPLFPAIDFSLIENEDDILWTPDIREKNEDVASRGLKFLNWLWTRKEKEIAIVTHSGFLFHTLSAFGSDCHPSVKSEICTHFANCELRSVIIVDRSLMGSDSSTTNYPGKIPQGPDLPSDIADEKQSEKGASK, from the exons ATGACCATTTCCATCTCTGCTATATATACCCCTCCCCTCTCTCAAAATCCCCTCCTTGTCCCCTCTCCCATTTCCAAGCTCCCAAGATTCTCACCACCGCGCTCTGCCATTCTTTGTTTCTCCTcctctcctccaccaccaccag ATATGGATGCCACTACAGGTCCAAGTCTCTACCCTCTGCACCGTTCTAAAACTCTTCACCTG GTAAGGCATGCACAAGGGATTCACAATGTGGAAGGCGAAAAGGATCATAGTGCATACATGTCTTATGATCTTTTTGATGCACATCTTACCCCTCTTGGCTGGAATCAG GTTGATAATCTACACAAGCATGTTCAAGCATGTGGACTTTCTAAGAGAGTTGAGTTAGTCATCACATCTCCTTTGTTAAG GACCATGCAAACAGCAGTGGGTGTCTTCGGGGGTGGAGCATACTCAGACGGGATAGATGTACCTCCTCTAATGGTTGCAAATGCAGGGAACAGTAACCATCCTGCAATTTCAAGTCTAAACTGCCCACCATTTATAGCAGTTGAGCTTTGCCGTGAACATTTG GGGGTTCATCCATGTGACAAGAGAAGAAGTGTTAGCGAGTACCAGCCTCTGTTTCCTGCAATTGATTTTTCACTG ATAGAGAATGAGGATGACATTCTGTGGACACCTGACATTAGAGAGAAGAATGAAGACGTGGCATCTAGGGGACTGAAGTTTTTGAACTG GTTGTGGACACGTAAAGAGAAGGAGATTGCAATTGTTACCCACAGTGGATTCTTGTTTCATACCTTGAGTGCTTTTGGAAGTGATTGCCATCCATCGGTAAAGAGTGAAATATGCACACA CTTTGCCAATTGTGAGCTTCGCTCGGTGATAATTGTTGATAGGAG TTTGATGGGGTCTGATTCTTCGACAACTAACTATCCTGGAAAAATTCCTCAGGGACCTGATCTTCCTAGTGACATTGCAGATGAGAAGCAATCGGAGAAGGGTGCTTCCAAGTAA